Genomic segment of Arachis stenosperma cultivar V10309 chromosome 4, arast.V10309.gnm1.PFL2, whole genome shotgun sequence:
GAACGGCGGACTCGAACTACGACCTGGACTCAGAACGGCGAATGGTTGTTACTTTCTCATCTCTTCTCCTCTCATCTCCCTGATTGTAGCGTGGACGAATTTTTGTATAAATGAGACTCTACTACAGTGACggttaaaaaattataagtatAAATGTCACTATATTAACGAATAGAGACTCTTAAATTAAGGGTCACAGATCAAGTGTAACTATACGTTAAATTTGGTGTAGTGTCATAAGCAATTGACATCTCAAGTTCATGGGCCGTTACTTCTACCCACTGTGCTCACAAACTAAGCCCCATCAACCCAACCAAAGATGGCTACAGAATCAACTACATCCATTGGCATTTCTCTCGAGACATAGGCAGCAACTAGTGCTGGCACTGCAGTTAGGTTGTTCCAATTCATCCCAATACGAGGACTCAAACAAGGAATCAAGACACCAAGCTTTAGAGCACCACTAAACTTTAAAGAATTTGGCTCCACTGCACCCCCTTTTAAAGCTCCACAGAAAAAATGAAGTCTAGATAGTTATGGCTAGTATTTTGGATAGTATTTTGTAACTTATTTTTGATTGTAAACTATGCCTAACATTGGTCAAGTATTTTGGAACTTCTAGTACTTGAACACTTTAGATTATCTGTTTTGTTTAGTTACCAAGGCATAATATGTAATGGCATGTGGGTGTTTTGTAACTTTTTATATATTATGATATTTTGTGCTTCAGGATAAAGATTTTGATTGCATACTAGATTTGGTTTATTCTTGATTCAATGAGATTGTATGAAAACTTACTtcaaataacaaaacactcagaAATGATCACTTCAACTCAAAACAGTGAAAAATACTAGAAGACCATATGTCACAAGGTTACTTACAATTTAAATCACAACAATCTTTCCatcattaaaattcaacaatttAACATCACAGTTACCATTCATAATGTGCATCTAGTTCATAACATCAACATCCAAAATAAGTTACAATTTTTTTACATCCTATTAGACTAAAGTGCagtaataaaaaattcaacaacaacagcaaTGACAAATGCCATGATAACACATCTATTCTGTCTTGTGTATCTTCTTCCATGAACTCCATCATATAGCTTAATCTCCATCTCTTTAATTTTGTCCTCCAATTTCTTCAATCTCCCATGAACTTCCATCTTCTGGACTTCTACCACCGTATAACCAGACTCAGTTATCAGCTCATCCAGCCACTTAAAATATTTGCAATGTGTTGAAGGAGTCTACAATTAtgaacaattattttttaatcaaccTAATTACAGAGAAGATTGTAAGATGGAATAAACTCTAATGTACCTTGAAATAACTGCAACCAAAGAACAACATATTTGGattatttgatgtggtggaTTCAAAGAGAATCGCATGAGCTCCACAATAACAGCTTGGATGTGTGAAGTTCTTCCTTACCATGCCAACATTGCCAGAGTTGTCGCTTGAAGCTCCCGTCGACTTCTCTTTCCATAAACGACGGATTGATCCTGATGAATGTTCTTCCGTGTTCATCACTGAAGGCAATGTGAGATTTGATATTTAGGGTTCACATTAACATTTGATAGTACTCTCATTAAGAACTGGAATCAAAACTGCAGCGTTTTTGATGACTGTGTACATAGATTCTATCCTATCAACAACACTCAGTTCACGTATAACAGTTACTGGTACAGATAGGATCTTCCAGTTATTTTTTACCCGTAAACCGACAAGAGGGTCCTTTTGGTCACACGGAGAGAATTGATGAGGATCGCGTTGTTAATTTCTAATAGTGAGAGGATGCTAGGTCAAATTCATAAATGGTTAAAGaccgaaaaaaaattttattgtgatCAAAATAACTATTCTATgataagataataaataaaatataaataaattaaatccaCTAAAGTATAATATAGTCAAATATAAACTTTAATAATTGGACAAAAATATAACCTAATAATCACAAGGTCATAATCAACACTTCAATAACAATTTATCAAATTACCaaataaataagataaagatcGTGAACtaagatcaaactaattattcaaattattaACAATTTGGACAAAAATATAGCAACCTAACCATTCCAAAGAACTTACctcaataataatttatcaaattaacaATATCAAAAAAGTGAATTAAGATTACCAccacaacaacaattaaaataaaaaaagaaataactgGAAAAGCAACCCAAATATGACAAAGAACAAGAATAAGGAAAAAACATCACCTTTCGCACGTTCTAAAACTTGAACAGATAATGTTAGAGCTTGAAATCCAAAAAATGTTTATTATAAACTGAAAATATTAAGTAAATTTAACACACACATGTACACACGTGCACGCACACATACACTCACatgtatatatatgaattttcgtttttatttatctggtatattttaaattttcaattataaaTGTTTTAAATTATTATGCTATTTAATATCGGCTctcataaataaaatagaaatatatgAACAAAGGATGTATATATAATGTAGGAATTCAATTAAATAGCTAACTTTTTCAGTTAATAACAATCAGTTTTTTTTGCCAacgagttataactcaaatgatattttttatacttaCTTAGAGATCGcgaatttaaatttttctatttttagaaaaaaaatcagtttttttattattttaaatttttagactCTAAATCTTGAACTCTATATTCTAAAAGTCTAAATACTAATCCTGTCTTCTAAATTCTCTAAAAATAAAggttaaaagataattttaaaacaaaacaaaaaattaattcataatattaattacttaaaatttggttttctaaattttttagtaACATAGACATCTGGTACTTGGCATtcaatatatgtatatacaGTGTTGGTGGTTTTAGTTACTTTGCTTGAGATATCTAATTGATAAGAAAGTAGTTTATAATTaactttattaatttagttttgaTATAGTAATAACACAGACACATTTTATATTGCCTCTCAACTTAATACACTTTTTAATTATGGGATAAAAGCATACATATAATACATGCACGCTAGTTAATTAATTGATcacaaatatattttataagtatGTTAACTTGCcgtaaaaataaatacaaatgttcatgatagaaaaaaaaacGCATGCATAAGACATTAGacatatacaaattaaaataaaaacatattatAGTGTGAAATTGATACTTGAAAACTGTTAGTttaaaatttagtcaaatcagtcaaatcatctaacagcTCTCAATATCAACTTCATGTGATGTCGACTTCACCTGAGTTTTCCACCAGAGATTAATCATTTGATCTAATGATAAAGAGAGGGTGCAAGAATAAAGCTTCCAAGCACGTATTTCTCGGATGGCTGAATACCCAACCGTACCCAATACTTATTAGTCTCTTCAGTGGTTCCATTGCTGGCCAACAGCACAAGCTGGTAGCTGTTGCCTAAAACACCGTGTACCTGCCTATTGCAACTTTCGATCTTTACTAGCTTTAGATTCGCGTTAGATTTGTGGTTGTGCTCTGTGATTGCGAAATTCGCAATCTCCACCACATGGGGATCATTGACGTCCATGGGTTTTACGTACATCCGAGCAAAGGCGGAAAGAGAACCCACAACAAGGAGAGAAATGATGATCAGGCAGCAGCTTGATCTCATGGCAGCCATGCTTGATGATGTCTTGGTTCTTCTTGAAGGGTTAGTCTTTTATTTTGTGTCTAAGTGTTGCATAGTTACGTGCAATTTATATAGTAGGAGAAGGAATAAAACTGTGgaaaaaatattgatatattatttttgtgtttaaaaatgttatttgtacgataaaatcagttattaaattcagttcttatatatttatataagaATGTAcatattatttaactaatttttaatatttattttatatttttaatatatattttatatggtGAACTTTATCATGTTCtctctaaaataaaagataaattaccCTTTGTGACATATACAGTGATTATTGATAAATTGTTTTTCAAccaaaattttaaagtttaaataaCTTCGTCAAATTTAATTACTATCTCTAATAAGATCGCTAGAAAATCCTAACGAGAAAGCtaaaaaactaatagaaatttGTGATATATTAGTTAAAAATGATGGTAATTGGTGCATAAAAAAAGATATCaaggtattttattttttattttttctctttaattgctcttaaattatttttcaatcattaTTCAGataataaaaatcctaaaacgATCATTATTGACTCATTATTTTTTTGACTAACTAATATTTTGATTTGTGTTTATTATATAGTTATACAAGGTTACTAGGGTTGGTTATTTGAAAAAGAGTATCATTGTTGATCCGactgaatttaaaaaaaaatactaggAAAAAAATCTTAAGAAGGAGAGAGCTGAAAGCATATGAACAAGTTTAAAATCCTAACTTAATTGATTGGAAATGGTGATTGGATTTGAGAGGAATTATGGTtttaaaattgaagaagaagaggtgTATTTGGTGGGAATTATGAAAATGACAATACTATCAAGTCTCAAGAGAAATATCACgtcaattgaaaagaaaagagaagataacGTAAATTTTGGAGTTCtagtagaaaaataatttatgaataATCACTGTATATATCACAAGGGATAATTTACTCTTTATTTTAGAAATGGTAGAGTAAAATTTAccattttatattagtaactgattttaatagttaattttagtatacTAGTAGTAtgattatttttgtattaataTATGTGTTTAGAATTCAACTAGAGAATCTATTTTTTTCGATTAACTTCAGTAGactataatattatattttaaatctcaaatcttaaattttaaatcataaaatttttaaaaataaaagttaaaaaaattatcataaagaaattttttttactaatattgattatttaaaagttagttttt
This window contains:
- the LOC130974529 gene encoding cysteine proteinase inhibitor 5-like; this encodes MAAMRSSCCLIIISLLVVGSLSAFARMYVKPMDVNDPHVVEIANFAITEHNHKSNANLKLVKIESCNRQVHGVLGNSYQLVLLASNGTTEETNKYWVRLGIQPSEKYVLGSFILAPSLYH
- the LOC130976861 gene encoding uncharacterized protein At4g04775-like codes for the protein MNTEEHSSGSIRRLWKEKSTGASSDNSGNVGMVRKNFTHPSCYCGAHAILFESTTSNNPNMLFFGCSYFKTPSTHCKYFKWLDELITESGYTVVEVQKMEVHGRLKKLEDKIKEMEIKLYDGVHGRRYTRQNRCVIMAFVIAVVVEFFITAL